The Pleuronectes platessa chromosome 13, fPlePla1.1, whole genome shotgun sequence genome includes a window with the following:
- the nr2f6a gene encoding nuclear receptor subfamily 2 group F member 6a isoform X1, whose product MAMVSGGWGDPNGGTNGLGDKSYLRGEEEDGSPQAGGSDMEAGDDDKACVVDCVVCGDKSSGKHYGVFTCEGCKSFFKRSVRRNLSYTCRSNRECQIDQHHRNQCQYCRLKKCFRVGMRKEAVQRGRIPPQPSLSPSITPLGGAGGLGGGEFYNNNNGGSGGGQPVSELISQLLRAEPYPSSRFGHQYNQQAGPDNAMGIDNICELAARLLFSTVEWARSIPYFPELPVSDQVALLRLSWSELFILNAAQSALPLHMAPLLAAAGFHSSPMSAERVVSFMDQVRVFQDQVDKLTRLQVDSAEYSCLKAIALFSPDACGLTDPVHVESLQEKAQVALTEYERMQYPSQPQRFGRLLLRLPALRAVPASLISQLFFMRLVGKTPIETLIRDMQLSGSSISWPYVPGQ is encoded by the exons ATGGCCATGGTGAGTGGGGGCTGGGGAGATCCAAACGGGGGCACCAACGGGCTGGGGGACAAGAGCTAcctgaggggggaggaggaggacggctcCCCGCAGGCGGGAGGCAGCGACATGGAGGCCGGGGACGACGACAAGGCGTGCGTGGTGGACTGCGTGGTGTGCGGGGACAAGTCCAGCGGCAAGCACTACGGCGTGTTCACGTGCGAGGGCTGCAAGAGCTTCTTCAAGAGGAGCGTCCGACGCAACCTGAGTTACACCTGCAG gtcGAACAGAGAGTGTCAGATTGACCAGCACCACAGGAACCAGTGCCAGTACTGTCGCCTGAAGAAGTGTTTCCGTGTTGGCATGCGCAAAGAAG CAGTTCAACGCGGTCGCATCCCACCTCAGCCGAGCCTCAGCCCCTCCATCACACCCCTAGGGGGTGCCGGTGGCCTTGGAGGTGGTGAgttttacaacaacaacaatggaggAAGTGGCGGAGGTCAGCCGGTGTCAGAGCTCATCTCTCAGCTGCTGCGAGCTGAGCCATATCCCAGCAGTCGCTTTGGGCACCAGTACAACCAACAGGCCGGTCCAGATAACGCCATGGGAATCGACAATATCTGTGAGCTGGCTGCTCGGCTACTCTTCAGCACCGTGGAGTGGGCCAGAAGCATCCCTTATTTCCCTGAACTGCCTGTTTCCGACCAG GTGGCTCTGCTGAGGCTGAGCTGGAGCGAGCTGTTCATCCTCAACGCCGCCCAGTCGGCTCTGCCGCTCCACATGGCTCCCCTGTTGGCAGCAGCCGGCTTCCACTCCTCGCCCATGTCCGCAGAGCGCGTGGTGTCCTTCATGGACCAGGTGAGGGTGTTCCAGGACCAGGTGGACAAGCTGACCAGGCTGCAGGTGGACTCCGCTGAGTACAGCTGTCTCAAGGCCATCGCTCTCTTCTCACCAG ATGCCTGTGGTCTGACAGACCCCGTCCACGTGGAGTCTCTGCAGGAGAAGGCTCAGGTGGCTCTGACGGAGTACGAAAGGATGCAGTACCCGAGCCAGCCACAGCGCTTCGGCCGCCTGCTCCTGCGCCTCCCCGCCCTGCGCGCCGTGCCCGCCAGCCTCATCTCCCAGCTCTTTTTCATGCGCCTGGTAGGAAAGACACCCATCGAGACGCTGATCCGTGACATGCAGCTCTCCGGAAGCTCCATCAGCTGGCCCTATGTCCCAGGACAGTAG
- the nr2f6a gene encoding nuclear receptor subfamily 2 group F member 6a isoform X2, with the protein MAMVSGGWGDPNGGTNGLGDKSYLRGEEEDGSPQAGGSDMEAGDDDKACVVDCVVCGDKSSGKHYGVFTCEGCKSFFKRSVRRNLSYTCRSNRECQIDQHHRNQCQYCRLKKCFRVGMRKEVQRGRIPPQPSLSPSITPLGGAGGLGGGEFYNNNNGGSGGGQPVSELISQLLRAEPYPSSRFGHQYNQQAGPDNAMGIDNICELAARLLFSTVEWARSIPYFPELPVSDQVALLRLSWSELFILNAAQSALPLHMAPLLAAAGFHSSPMSAERVVSFMDQVRVFQDQVDKLTRLQVDSAEYSCLKAIALFSPDACGLTDPVHVESLQEKAQVALTEYERMQYPSQPQRFGRLLLRLPALRAVPASLISQLFFMRLVGKTPIETLIRDMQLSGSSISWPYVPGQ; encoded by the exons ATGGCCATGGTGAGTGGGGGCTGGGGAGATCCAAACGGGGGCACCAACGGGCTGGGGGACAAGAGCTAcctgaggggggaggaggaggacggctcCCCGCAGGCGGGAGGCAGCGACATGGAGGCCGGGGACGACGACAAGGCGTGCGTGGTGGACTGCGTGGTGTGCGGGGACAAGTCCAGCGGCAAGCACTACGGCGTGTTCACGTGCGAGGGCTGCAAGAGCTTCTTCAAGAGGAGCGTCCGACGCAACCTGAGTTACACCTGCAG gtcGAACAGAGAGTGTCAGATTGACCAGCACCACAGGAACCAGTGCCAGTACTGTCGCCTGAAGAAGTGTTTCCGTGTTGGCATGCGCAAAGAAG TTCAACGCGGTCGCATCCCACCTCAGCCGAGCCTCAGCCCCTCCATCACACCCCTAGGGGGTGCCGGTGGCCTTGGAGGTGGTGAgttttacaacaacaacaatggaggAAGTGGCGGAGGTCAGCCGGTGTCAGAGCTCATCTCTCAGCTGCTGCGAGCTGAGCCATATCCCAGCAGTCGCTTTGGGCACCAGTACAACCAACAGGCCGGTCCAGATAACGCCATGGGAATCGACAATATCTGTGAGCTGGCTGCTCGGCTACTCTTCAGCACCGTGGAGTGGGCCAGAAGCATCCCTTATTTCCCTGAACTGCCTGTTTCCGACCAG GTGGCTCTGCTGAGGCTGAGCTGGAGCGAGCTGTTCATCCTCAACGCCGCCCAGTCGGCTCTGCCGCTCCACATGGCTCCCCTGTTGGCAGCAGCCGGCTTCCACTCCTCGCCCATGTCCGCAGAGCGCGTGGTGTCCTTCATGGACCAGGTGAGGGTGTTCCAGGACCAGGTGGACAAGCTGACCAGGCTGCAGGTGGACTCCGCTGAGTACAGCTGTCTCAAGGCCATCGCTCTCTTCTCACCAG ATGCCTGTGGTCTGACAGACCCCGTCCACGTGGAGTCTCTGCAGGAGAAGGCTCAGGTGGCTCTGACGGAGTACGAAAGGATGCAGTACCCGAGCCAGCCACAGCGCTTCGGCCGCCTGCTCCTGCGCCTCCCCGCCCTGCGCGCCGTGCCCGCCAGCCTCATCTCCCAGCTCTTTTTCATGCGCCTGGTAGGAAAGACACCCATCGAGACGCTGATCCGTGACATGCAGCTCTCCGGAAGCTCCATCAGCTGGCCCTATGTCCCAGGACAGTAG
- the plvapa gene encoding plasmalemma vesicle associated protein a isoform X1 has translation MYSSGYSQVSKHGPGALKRTQYRSKGKSCGYYMRIVFFFSSLIQSLIIVSLVLFLVYGKTQDSASTERIHDLEESFSRLSIENVALRQQRKNLTNLLNTTLTLKARNDWDLERFRHYTNISTFIIQDFERKLQQCKHDFFMCNASPRFPCDCSTRQSDNCNCGLLVERLKARLELVESNFTQTRQRMRIEVEQTAKERDYINLEAIRLRREKSIQEKELQINKEKCKGDFFQSLSGVSNVSKAFLMKIESLFPTHLAFQLTCTKQRDYLEQIQTNCTSLSREVEDKFQRYLNSVGGQLSDIQAENSRLKAENWRLSSDYRVCTQNRTGLIKEHREKLDRLQQKHDQEKERLLMDKMRLNGEMEVLVNNVKFKIKEVDHLTQQINHLNMSCMSKPGFAAGSNSRTGILSQPAWGGYGGGGSSSANGAQLSRTGSGGLGLSLGSSGSIFNKQGSTGTGSSSSSFLSPGSSSSLGSSGSIFNKQGSTGTGSASSSFLSPGSSSSLGSSGSLFNKPGSTGTGSSSSSFLSPGSSSSLGSSGSLFNKPGSTGTGSSSSSFLSPGSSSSLGSSGSIFNKLGSTGTGSSSSSGSSSSLGSTGSGLNRFGSSGKSSSSSSLSSSGSSSSLGSSGSLFNKQGSTGTGSSSSSHSSSGSSSSLGSSGSLFNKQGSTGTGSSSSSHSSSGSSSSLGSSGSLFNKQGSTGTGSSSSSHSSFGSSSSHGSTGSGLNKPGSTGGASSNLGSAGSSSSLSLSGIGSNKQTSSVRSSSGLGASSGSTGSSSSLGSSGIGSNKPTSSVRSSSGIGSSSGSTGSTSKTAPNAFSWFGFGNNNAGQSKTGSETGKGPTSGNSNGGTGSALGAGRSSGLGGGSVNVAQHLQDLQRLINPSGQEEKQDLSRMLG, from the exons ATGTACAGCAGCGGCTACTCCCAGGTCTCCAAGCACGGCCCAGGCGCCCTGAAGAGGACGCAGTACCGCTCCAAGGGCAAGAGCTGTGGCTACTACATGCGcattgtcttcttcttctcttcgctCATTCAGTCCCTGATCATAGTCAGCCTGGTGCTCTTTCTGGTCTACGGTAAGACGCAGGACTCGGCGTCCACAGAGCGCATTCATGACCTGGAGGAGAGCTTCAGCCGACTCTCCATAGAGAACGTGGCCCTCAGGCAACAGAGGAAGAACCTGACCAACTTACTCAACACGACCCTGACTCTCAAGGCTCGCAACGACTGGGACCTGGAAAGGTTCCGCCACTACACCAACATCTCAACATTCATCATCCAAGACTTTGAAAGGAAACTG CAACAGTGCAAACATGATTTCTTCATGTGCAACGCCTCGCCCCGTTTTCCTTGTGACTGCTCAACAAGAC aatcagataaCTGTAACTGTGGCTTGCTGGTTGAGCGGCTGAAAGCTCGGCTTGAGTTAGTGGAGTCCAACTTCACCCAAACGAGACAGAGGATGAGGATAGAAGTGGAGCAGACCGCCAAAGAGAGGGACTACATTAACCTGGAGGCCATCCGTCTGAGGAGGGAAAAATCCATACAGGAAAAAGAGTTGCAGATCAACAAGGAAAAATGTAAAGGTGACTTCTTCCAGTCCTTGAGTGGCGTCTCCAACGTCTCCAAGGCTTTCCTCATGAAGATTGAATCCCTCTTCCCCACACACCTTGCCTTCCAGCTCACCTGCACGAAACAGAGGGATTACCTGGAGCAGATCCAGACCAACTGCACCAGCCTGTCCAGAGAAGTGGAGGACAAGTTCCAGCGTTACTTGAACAGTGTGGGAGGCCAGCTGTCGGACATCCAGGCTGAGAACAGCCGCCTGAAGGCAGAGAACTGGCGCCTGTCCAGTGACTACCGCGTGTGCACCCAGAACCGCACGGGCCTGATCAAGGAGCACAGAGAGAAGTTAGACAGGCTTCAGCAGAAACACGACCAGGAAAAGGAGAGACTCCTGATGGACAAGATGAGGTTAAATGGAGAAATGGAAGTCCTGGTAAACAATGTCAAATTCAAAATTAAGGAAGTGGATCACCTCACACAGCAAATCAACCATCTCAACATGTCCTGCATGTCTaag CCAGGGTTTGCCGCTGGGTCGAACTCTCGGACAGGCATATTAAGTCAGCCTGCGTGGGGTGGGTAtggtggtggtggatccagCTCTGCTAATGGGGCTCAGCTTAGTAGGACAGGGTCAGGTGGGTTGGGCTTAAGCCTTGGCTCCTCTGGCTCAATCTTCAATAAGCAAGGATCAACTGGGACGGGCTCCTCAAGCTCATCTTTCTTGTCACCTGGGTCGAGTTCAAGCCTTGGCTCCTCTGGATCAATATTCAATAAGCAAGGATCAACAGGAACAGGCTCCGCAAGCTCATCTTTCTTGTCACCTGGGTCGAGTTCAAGCCTTGGCTCCTCTGGATCATTGTTCAATAAGCCAGGATCTACTGGAACGGGCTCCTCAAGCTCATCTTTCTTGTCACCTGGGTCGAGTTCAAGCCTTGGCTCCTCTGGATCATTGTTCAATAAGCCAGGATCTACTGGAACGGGCTCCTCAAGCTCATCTTTCTTGTCACCTGGGTCGAGTTCAAGCCTTGGCTCCTCTGGATCAATATTCAATAAGCTAGGATCTACTGGGACTGGCTCCTCAAGCTCGTCTGGGTCAAGTTCAAGCCTTGGCTCCACCGGGTCAGGCCTCAATAGGTTTGGATCATCTGGGAAGAGCTCTTCAAGCTCATCACTTTCATCATCTGGGTCTAGTTCAAGCCTTGGCTCGTCTGGATCCTTGTTCAATAAGCAAGGATCAACTGGCACTGGCTCTTCAAGCTCATCACACTCATCATCTGGGTCTAGTTCAAGCCTTGGCTCCTCTGGATCCTTGTTCAATAAGCAAGGATCAACTGGCACTGGCTCTTCAAGCTCATCACACTCATCATCTGGGTCTAGTTCGAGCCTTGGCTCCTCTGGATCCTTGTTCAATAAGCAAGGATCAACTGGCACCGGCTCTTCAAGCTCATCACACTCATCATTTGGGTCGAGTTCAAGCCATGGCTCCACAGGGTCAGGACTCAATAAGCCAGGATCAACTGGGGGAGCTTCATCAAACTTAGGATCAGCAGGCTCAAGTTCAAGTCTTAGCTTAAGTGGGATCGGCTCAAATAAGCAAACATCAAGTGTGAGGAGCTCCTCAGGCCTTGGGGCGTCCTCTGGGTCTACTGGGTCAAGTTCGAGTCTTGGCTCAAGTGGGATCGGCTCAAATAAGCCAACATCAAGTGTGAGGAGCTCCTCAGGCATTGGGTCATCCTCCGGGTCAACTGGATCAACAAGCAAAACTGCGCCAAATGCATTTTCCTGGTTTGGGTTTGGGAATAATAATGCAggacaaagtaaaacaggaagtgaaacaggGAAAGGACCAACAAGTGGGAACAGTAATGGTGGAACTGGCTCCGCTCTTGGTGCAGGACGGTCAAGTGGACTGGGAGGTGGCTCAG TTAATGTCGCTCAGCACCTTCAAGATCTGCAGCGCCTCATCAACCCCTCTGGTCAAGA gGAGAAGCAGGATCTCTCCAGGATGTTGGGTTGA
- the plvapa gene encoding plasmalemma vesicle associated protein a isoform X2, protein MYSSGYSQVSKHGPGALKRTQYRSKGKSCGYYMRIVFFFSSLIQSLIIVSLVLFLVYGKTQDSASTERIHDLEESFSRLSIENVALRQQRKNLTNLLNTTLTLKARNDWDLERFRHYTNISTFIIQDFERKLQQCKHDFFMCNASPRFPCDCSTRPDNCNCGLLVERLKARLELVESNFTQTRQRMRIEVEQTAKERDYINLEAIRLRREKSIQEKELQINKEKCKGDFFQSLSGVSNVSKAFLMKIESLFPTHLAFQLTCTKQRDYLEQIQTNCTSLSREVEDKFQRYLNSVGGQLSDIQAENSRLKAENWRLSSDYRVCTQNRTGLIKEHREKLDRLQQKHDQEKERLLMDKMRLNGEMEVLVNNVKFKIKEVDHLTQQINHLNMSCMSKPGFAAGSNSRTGILSQPAWGGYGGGGSSSANGAQLSRTGSGGLGLSLGSSGSIFNKQGSTGTGSSSSSFLSPGSSSSLGSSGSIFNKQGSTGTGSASSSFLSPGSSSSLGSSGSLFNKPGSTGTGSSSSSFLSPGSSSSLGSSGSLFNKPGSTGTGSSSSSFLSPGSSSSLGSSGSIFNKLGSTGTGSSSSSGSSSSLGSTGSGLNRFGSSGKSSSSSSLSSSGSSSSLGSSGSLFNKQGSTGTGSSSSSHSSSGSSSSLGSSGSLFNKQGSTGTGSSSSSHSSSGSSSSLGSSGSLFNKQGSTGTGSSSSSHSSFGSSSSHGSTGSGLNKPGSTGGASSNLGSAGSSSSLSLSGIGSNKQTSSVRSSSGLGASSGSTGSSSSLGSSGIGSNKPTSSVRSSSGIGSSSGSTGSTSKTAPNAFSWFGFGNNNAGQSKTGSETGKGPTSGNSNGGTGSALGAGRSSGLGGGSVNVAQHLQDLQRLINPSGQEEKQDLSRMLG, encoded by the exons ATGTACAGCAGCGGCTACTCCCAGGTCTCCAAGCACGGCCCAGGCGCCCTGAAGAGGACGCAGTACCGCTCCAAGGGCAAGAGCTGTGGCTACTACATGCGcattgtcttcttcttctcttcgctCATTCAGTCCCTGATCATAGTCAGCCTGGTGCTCTTTCTGGTCTACGGTAAGACGCAGGACTCGGCGTCCACAGAGCGCATTCATGACCTGGAGGAGAGCTTCAGCCGACTCTCCATAGAGAACGTGGCCCTCAGGCAACAGAGGAAGAACCTGACCAACTTACTCAACACGACCCTGACTCTCAAGGCTCGCAACGACTGGGACCTGGAAAGGTTCCGCCACTACACCAACATCTCAACATTCATCATCCAAGACTTTGAAAGGAAACTG CAACAGTGCAAACATGATTTCTTCATGTGCAACGCCTCGCCCCGTTTTCCTTGTGACTGCTCAACAAGAC cagataaCTGTAACTGTGGCTTGCTGGTTGAGCGGCTGAAAGCTCGGCTTGAGTTAGTGGAGTCCAACTTCACCCAAACGAGACAGAGGATGAGGATAGAAGTGGAGCAGACCGCCAAAGAGAGGGACTACATTAACCTGGAGGCCATCCGTCTGAGGAGGGAAAAATCCATACAGGAAAAAGAGTTGCAGATCAACAAGGAAAAATGTAAAGGTGACTTCTTCCAGTCCTTGAGTGGCGTCTCCAACGTCTCCAAGGCTTTCCTCATGAAGATTGAATCCCTCTTCCCCACACACCTTGCCTTCCAGCTCACCTGCACGAAACAGAGGGATTACCTGGAGCAGATCCAGACCAACTGCACCAGCCTGTCCAGAGAAGTGGAGGACAAGTTCCAGCGTTACTTGAACAGTGTGGGAGGCCAGCTGTCGGACATCCAGGCTGAGAACAGCCGCCTGAAGGCAGAGAACTGGCGCCTGTCCAGTGACTACCGCGTGTGCACCCAGAACCGCACGGGCCTGATCAAGGAGCACAGAGAGAAGTTAGACAGGCTTCAGCAGAAACACGACCAGGAAAAGGAGAGACTCCTGATGGACAAGATGAGGTTAAATGGAGAAATGGAAGTCCTGGTAAACAATGTCAAATTCAAAATTAAGGAAGTGGATCACCTCACACAGCAAATCAACCATCTCAACATGTCCTGCATGTCTaag CCAGGGTTTGCCGCTGGGTCGAACTCTCGGACAGGCATATTAAGTCAGCCTGCGTGGGGTGGGTAtggtggtggtggatccagCTCTGCTAATGGGGCTCAGCTTAGTAGGACAGGGTCAGGTGGGTTGGGCTTAAGCCTTGGCTCCTCTGGCTCAATCTTCAATAAGCAAGGATCAACTGGGACGGGCTCCTCAAGCTCATCTTTCTTGTCACCTGGGTCGAGTTCAAGCCTTGGCTCCTCTGGATCAATATTCAATAAGCAAGGATCAACAGGAACAGGCTCCGCAAGCTCATCTTTCTTGTCACCTGGGTCGAGTTCAAGCCTTGGCTCCTCTGGATCATTGTTCAATAAGCCAGGATCTACTGGAACGGGCTCCTCAAGCTCATCTTTCTTGTCACCTGGGTCGAGTTCAAGCCTTGGCTCCTCTGGATCATTGTTCAATAAGCCAGGATCTACTGGAACGGGCTCCTCAAGCTCATCTTTCTTGTCACCTGGGTCGAGTTCAAGCCTTGGCTCCTCTGGATCAATATTCAATAAGCTAGGATCTACTGGGACTGGCTCCTCAAGCTCGTCTGGGTCAAGTTCAAGCCTTGGCTCCACCGGGTCAGGCCTCAATAGGTTTGGATCATCTGGGAAGAGCTCTTCAAGCTCATCACTTTCATCATCTGGGTCTAGTTCAAGCCTTGGCTCGTCTGGATCCTTGTTCAATAAGCAAGGATCAACTGGCACTGGCTCTTCAAGCTCATCACACTCATCATCTGGGTCTAGTTCAAGCCTTGGCTCCTCTGGATCCTTGTTCAATAAGCAAGGATCAACTGGCACTGGCTCTTCAAGCTCATCACACTCATCATCTGGGTCTAGTTCGAGCCTTGGCTCCTCTGGATCCTTGTTCAATAAGCAAGGATCAACTGGCACCGGCTCTTCAAGCTCATCACACTCATCATTTGGGTCGAGTTCAAGCCATGGCTCCACAGGGTCAGGACTCAATAAGCCAGGATCAACTGGGGGAGCTTCATCAAACTTAGGATCAGCAGGCTCAAGTTCAAGTCTTAGCTTAAGTGGGATCGGCTCAAATAAGCAAACATCAAGTGTGAGGAGCTCCTCAGGCCTTGGGGCGTCCTCTGGGTCTACTGGGTCAAGTTCGAGTCTTGGCTCAAGTGGGATCGGCTCAAATAAGCCAACATCAAGTGTGAGGAGCTCCTCAGGCATTGGGTCATCCTCCGGGTCAACTGGATCAACAAGCAAAACTGCGCCAAATGCATTTTCCTGGTTTGGGTTTGGGAATAATAATGCAggacaaagtaaaacaggaagtgaaacaggGAAAGGACCAACAAGTGGGAACAGTAATGGTGGAACTGGCTCCGCTCTTGGTGCAGGACGGTCAAGTGGACTGGGAGGTGGCTCAG TTAATGTCGCTCAGCACCTTCAAGATCTGCAGCGCCTCATCAACCCCTCTGGTCAAGA gGAGAAGCAGGATCTCTCCAGGATGTTGGGTTGA